A window of Candidatus Thermoplasmatota archaeon genomic DNA:
CCTGGTGAAAAAGAGTTTCATCAAGCTGTACAAGAAGTTGTTGAGAGTATAATGCCTTATATAGAAAAAAATCCTAAATACAAAAAAGCAAAAATTTTAGAGAGAATAGTAGAACCTGAAAGAATTATCATGTTTCGTGTTCCTTGGGTTGATGATAAAGGGGAGATTCAGGTAAATCGTGGTTACCGTGTTGAATT
This region includes:
- a CDS encoding glutamate dehydrogenase (converts 2-oxoglutarate to glutamate; in Escherichia coli this enzyme plays a role in glutamate synthesis when the cell is under energy restriction; uses NADPH; forms a homohexamer), which codes for MEESVKAFMEKVIEKNPGEKEFHQAVQEVVESIMPYIEKNPKYKKAKILERIVEPERIIMFRVPWVDDKGEIQVNRGYRVE